In Microbacterium sp. AB, a single genomic region encodes these proteins:
- a CDS encoding ABC transporter ATP-binding protein, whose protein sequence is MSSPILEARDIRKTYGKGQARFEALKGVSLEIAEGESIAIVGKSGSGKSTLMHLLALLDAPDGGALLVGGEDAAALGARRVSRLRNEDFGFVFQQFFLIPNATVLENVVLPLKIAGVGARERKQRGMAALEQLQLADKAGNRATNLSGGQKQRVVIARALVTGPKVIFADEPTGNLDTATGSLVEDILFDLHREHGITLVIVTHDPDLAGRCDRQVFVRDGLIDAVSGPALDGAGARS, encoded by the coding sequence ATGAGCAGCCCGATCCTGGAAGCGCGCGACATACGCAAGACGTACGGGAAGGGCCAGGCGCGATTCGAGGCGCTCAAGGGCGTGTCCCTGGAGATCGCCGAGGGCGAGTCGATCGCCATCGTCGGCAAGAGCGGGTCGGGCAAGTCCACCCTCATGCACCTGCTGGCGCTGCTGGACGCTCCCGACGGGGGCGCGCTGCTGGTCGGAGGCGAGGATGCGGCGGCGCTGGGCGCGCGGCGGGTGAGCAGGCTGCGCAACGAGGACTTCGGCTTCGTGTTCCAGCAGTTCTTCCTGATCCCCAACGCCACCGTGCTGGAGAACGTGGTCCTCCCCCTGAAGATCGCCGGCGTGGGCGCGCGGGAGCGCAAGCAGCGCGGCATGGCGGCGTTGGAGCAGCTCCAGCTGGCGGACAAGGCCGGGAACAGGGCGACGAACCTCTCGGGTGGCCAGAAGCAGCGCGTCGTGATCGCACGAGCACTGGTGACCGGCCCGAAGGTGATCTTCGCCGACGAGCCCACGGGGAACCTCGACACGGCGACGGGGTCGCTGGTCGAGGACATCCTCTTCGACCTCCATCGCGAACACGGCATCACCCTCGTGATCGTGACCCACGATCCCGACCTCGCCGGGCGCTGCGATCGGCAGGTGTTCGTCCGCGACGGCCTGATCGACGCGGTCTCGGGACCGGCTCTCGACGGGGCGGGGGCACGGTCGTGA
- a CDS encoding SGNH/GDSL hydrolase family protein gives MTADRRSRRSVAALAAVGVTLLSAVALGVWRPWAPVATPQAAGGAETAAVQPAPILLADDPTVLIFGDSWTYGSAATDPEGGYAYLVGESLGWDTIVDGVRSSGYLKPGIDGPDYGDRIAALDPALDPDLVILQGSINDRRQDLSRYADAVNGAWDALVELYPDAAVVVLGPAPQVLPVEETTARIDAELAALASTRGWWYISPVSEEWITEADYDWVIDTSETGTNHPGDAGHAYLAGRLADAIAHIAQPFRVEAAEQQPVPDVDESTPSR, from the coding sequence ATGACCGCGGATCGCCGGAGCCGCCGGTCCGTCGCGGCGCTCGCGGCGGTCGGCGTCACCCTGCTGAGCGCCGTCGCACTCGGAGTGTGGCGGCCGTGGGCCCCCGTCGCGACCCCGCAGGCCGCCGGCGGGGCGGAGACCGCCGCGGTCCAGCCCGCGCCGATCCTCCTGGCCGACGACCCGACGGTGCTGATCTTCGGCGACTCGTGGACGTACGGCTCCGCCGCGACCGATCCCGAGGGAGGGTACGCCTACCTCGTCGGCGAGAGCCTCGGCTGGGACACGATCGTCGACGGCGTGCGCAGCAGCGGATATCTGAAGCCCGGCATCGACGGGCCGGACTACGGCGACCGCATCGCGGCGCTCGACCCGGCTCTCGACCCCGATCTCGTGATCCTGCAGGGCTCCATCAACGACCGCCGCCAGGACCTCTCCCGCTACGCCGACGCGGTGAACGGCGCGTGGGACGCGCTCGTCGAGCTGTACCCGGATGCGGCCGTGGTCGTCCTGGGACCCGCCCCGCAGGTGCTGCCCGTCGAGGAGACGACGGCGCGCATCGACGCCGAGCTCGCCGCCCTCGCGTCGACACGGGGATGGTGGTACATCTCGCCCGTGTCCGAGGAGTGGATCACCGAGGCCGATTACGACTGGGTCATCGACACCTCCGAGACGGGGACGAACCATCCCGGCGACGCCGGTCACGCGTATCTCGCCGGCCGTCTCGCGGACGCGATCGCGCACATCGCGCAGCCCTTCCGCGTCGAGGCCGCCGAGCAGCAGCCCGTGCCGGATGTGGACGAGAGCACTCCGTCGCGCTGA
- a CDS encoding homoserine dehydrogenase, translated as MIDHRTLRVALLGAGSVGSQVARLLLESGADLAERSGASLELAGILVRDVDAPRDVELPRELLTTDAESLIVGADIVIELLGGIEPARTHILAALTSGADVVTGNKALLATHGVEIFDTADQVGASVSYEAAVAGAIPIIRPLRDSLAGDRIVRIFGIVNGSTNYILDRMDREGLSAEDAQRLATELGYLEADPTLDLEGYDAAQKAAILASLAFHTRVSIDDVHREGIEGITADMIDGARRAGFVIKLLAVCERLEGAAADGEDEAISVRVYPALVDREHPLASVHGGNNAVFVEAEAAGPLMFYGAGAGGVQTASAVLGDVVSAARRHIAGGVGVGESARQSLPTAPIGRISTRYQITLEVSDEQGVLATIAGILNDGGVSAATVEQTVDDEGTARIVIGTHRAREQALSDTVARLAQSDVVERVASVLRVEGE; from the coding sequence ATGATCGACCACCGCACGCTGAGGGTCGCCCTTCTGGGCGCAGGCTCCGTCGGATCGCAGGTCGCCCGCCTGCTGCTCGAGAGCGGCGCCGACCTCGCCGAGCGCAGCGGCGCGAGCCTCGAGCTCGCGGGCATCCTCGTGCGCGACGTCGACGCTCCGCGCGACGTCGAGCTGCCGCGGGAGCTCCTCACGACCGACGCCGAGAGCCTCATCGTGGGCGCCGACATCGTCATCGAGCTCCTGGGCGGCATCGAGCCCGCCCGCACGCACATCCTCGCGGCGCTGACGTCGGGCGCCGACGTCGTCACCGGCAACAAGGCGCTCCTCGCGACGCACGGCGTGGAGATCTTCGACACCGCCGACCAGGTCGGCGCCTCCGTGTCGTACGAGGCCGCCGTCGCCGGCGCGATCCCGATCATCCGCCCCCTGCGCGACTCGCTCGCGGGCGACCGCATCGTGCGCATCTTCGGCATCGTGAACGGGTCGACGAACTACATCCTCGACCGGATGGACCGCGAGGGGCTCTCCGCGGAGGACGCCCAGCGCCTCGCGACGGAGCTCGGCTACCTCGAGGCCGACCCGACCCTCGACCTCGAGGGCTACGACGCCGCGCAGAAGGCCGCCATCCTCGCGAGCCTCGCCTTCCACACCCGGGTGTCGATCGACGACGTGCACCGCGAGGGCATCGAGGGCATCACGGCCGACATGATCGACGGCGCGCGCCGCGCCGGGTTCGTCATCAAGCTGCTCGCGGTCTGCGAGCGACTCGAGGGGGCGGCCGCCGACGGCGAGGACGAGGCGATCTCGGTGCGGGTCTACCCCGCGCTCGTCGATCGCGAGCACCCCCTCGCGAGCGTGCACGGCGGCAACAACGCCGTGTTCGTCGAGGCCGAGGCCGCAGGCCCCCTCATGTTCTACGGCGCGGGCGCGGGCGGCGTCCAGACGGCCTCCGCCGTGCTCGGCGACGTCGTCTCGGCGGCCCGCCGCCACATCGCCGGCGGCGTCGGCGTCGGCGAGTCGGCGCGGCAGAGCCTGCCGACGGCTCCCATCGGGCGCATCTCGACGCGCTACCAGATCACCCTCGAGGTGTCGGACGAGCAGGGCGTCCTCGCCACGATCGCCGGCATCCTCAACGACGGCGGCGTCTCCGCGGCGACCGTCGAGCAGACCGTCGACGACGAGGGCACCGCCCGCATCGTGATCGGAACACACAGGGCTCGGGAGCAGGCGCTCAGCGACACCGTCGCGCGTCTCGCCCAGAGCGACGTCGTCGAGCGCGTGGCCTCCGTGCTGCGCGTGGAAGGAGAATGA
- a CDS encoding SGNH/GDSL hydrolase family protein: MTEHRKIVGLGSSFAAGPGVEPVEDANAMRSSRNYAHLLADRLGAELTDLSVSGATTATILHTPQTIAAGVEFPPQIDGVPPDADLVTVTAGGNDLQFAGSMLHAAWSRFEPDGPIATMLTQGLSGGVPEPTEESVDAVARGLVAIVAGVRARAENARVVLVDYLTVLDGRDHGEDPLFSDAETAVFLRIQDALVRGHEIAAERAGAELVRASKLSTGHGLGSTEPWVFGFQPSVKKTASSFHPNEAGMSAIADALAARVR, encoded by the coding sequence ATGACGGAGCATCGAAAGATCGTCGGCCTCGGCAGCTCCTTCGCCGCGGGGCCCGGGGTCGAGCCGGTGGAAGATGCGAACGCGATGCGATCGTCCCGGAACTACGCTCATCTGCTGGCCGATCGTCTCGGCGCGGAGCTGACCGACCTGTCGGTCTCCGGCGCGACGACCGCCACCATCCTCCACACTCCGCAGACGATCGCGGCCGGAGTGGAGTTCCCTCCGCAGATCGACGGCGTGCCCCCGGACGCCGACCTGGTCACGGTGACGGCCGGAGGAAACGATCTCCAGTTCGCGGGCTCGATGCTGCACGCCGCGTGGTCGCGATTCGAACCCGACGGCCCGATCGCGACGATGCTCACCCAGGGGCTCTCCGGCGGCGTCCCCGAGCCGACGGAGGAGAGCGTCGACGCCGTGGCGCGGGGACTGGTCGCGATCGTGGCGGGGGTGCGCGCCCGAGCCGAGAACGCGCGCGTCGTGCTGGTGGACTACCTGACCGTCCTCGACGGTCGAGACCACGGCGAGGATCCGCTGTTCTCCGACGCCGAGACAGCCGTGTTCCTCCGCATCCAGGACGCCCTCGTCCGCGGCCACGAGATCGCCGCCGAGCGAGCCGGCGCCGAGCTCGTCCGGGCCTCGAAGCTGAGCACGGGCCACGGTCTCGGCTCGACGGAGCCCTGGGTGTTCGGCTTCCAGCCCTCGGTCAAGAAGACCGCATCCTCGTTCCACCCCAACGAAGCGGGCATGTCCGCGATCGCCGACGCCCTGGCGGCACGCGTCCGCTGA
- a CDS encoding TIGR03619 family F420-dependent LLM class oxidoreductase translates to MELEVVLPDESPSMPVERLVELARAAEELGYATAWLPDHVLPPGAYGTAFGGVYEPLVTIGHLSAVTERLRLGTSVLVAPLRDPFVLAKQVATLQQLSAGRVILGVGVGWNEKEFDAVGADYAHRGAVTDDALALLRHLLGGGAAPYRARRFSYEQGVFAPTPDHRVPVMVGGDSDAALRRAARSGDIWQGLPTSPGAFAERAQRLAGLAVDRDVLATLRIGWDGTAPVGRIADEVVAYREAGAARVAVHFGEHDGTRVRMAALAEALSER, encoded by the coding sequence ATGGAGCTCGAGGTGGTGCTGCCCGACGAGTCGCCGTCGATGCCGGTGGAGAGGCTCGTCGAGCTGGCGCGAGCCGCCGAGGAGCTCGGGTACGCGACCGCGTGGTTGCCCGACCACGTGCTGCCGCCGGGCGCGTACGGCACCGCCTTCGGGGGCGTGTACGAGCCGCTCGTGACGATCGGGCATCTGTCCGCCGTCACCGAGCGGCTGCGCCTGGGCACATCGGTGCTCGTGGCTCCGCTGCGCGACCCGTTCGTGCTCGCGAAGCAGGTCGCGACTCTGCAGCAGCTCTCGGCCGGACGGGTGATCCTCGGCGTCGGCGTCGGATGGAACGAGAAGGAGTTCGACGCGGTCGGAGCGGACTACGCCCACCGCGGCGCCGTCACCGACGATGCGCTCGCCCTGTTGCGGCACCTGCTCGGGGGAGGGGCGGCGCCCTACCGTGCGCGACGCTTCTCCTACGAGCAGGGAGTGTTCGCTCCGACGCCGGACCATCGGGTCCCGGTCATGGTCGGCGGCGACAGCGATGCCGCGTTGCGCCGTGCGGCTCGGTCCGGCGACATCTGGCAGGGGCTCCCCACCAGCCCCGGTGCCTTCGCCGAGCGGGCCCAGAGGCTGGCGGGGCTCGCCGTCGACCGCGACGTCCTGGCCACGTTGCGGATCGGCTGGGACGGGACGGCGCCCGTCGGCCGGATCGCCGACGAGGTCGTCGCCTATCGCGAAGCGGGGGCGGCTCGGGTGGCCGTCCATTTCGGGGAGCACGACGGGACGCGCGTGCGGATGGCGGCGCTGGCGGAGGCGCTGAGCGAGCGCTGA
- the argS gene encoding arginine--tRNA ligase: MNPEALAAALLAILTPIAERRRPEEPLALEAADLAFDRPKNRDHGDWASNVALKLAKPLGTSPRELAQEIADALAATDGVASVEVAGPGFVNIRLETAAAGALARTIVEAGADYGRNDTQAGNSINLEFVSANPTGPLHIGHTRWAALGDSIARVLKASGADLVSEYYVNDAGAQMDKFGASVLAAAKGEPTPEGGYPGPYIADLAAYVLERRPDLLELSDEEQLSTARELAYAKQLDEIKASLEAFNVHFDVFFSERMLHAKNAETGASLIDDAVERLRAQGHVFDEGGAVWVRTTAFGDDKDRVVRRSDSEIYTYFAADAAYYLSKSDRGYRHKIYLLGADHHGYVHRLKALAGAAGDDPQKDIEVLIGQLVSVNGARLSKRAGNVIEMDDLVSWIGADALRYSLARYPADSPLALDPEQLRRRTNDNPVFYVQYAHARTVNVARNAAEAGVDRSEFAPELLAHETEAALLGALQEFPRLVAFSAELREPHRIARYLEELAGLYHRWYDTCRVTPLGDAPIEAVHRTRLWLNDATGQVLRNGLDLLGVSAPERM, encoded by the coding sequence ATGAACCCGGAAGCCCTCGCAGCAGCCCTGCTCGCCATCCTCACGCCGATCGCCGAGCGCCGCCGTCCCGAGGAGCCGCTCGCGCTGGAGGCCGCCGATCTCGCGTTCGACCGGCCGAAGAACCGCGACCACGGGGACTGGGCGAGCAACGTCGCGCTCAAGCTCGCCAAGCCTCTCGGCACGAGCCCGCGCGAGCTCGCCCAGGAGATCGCCGACGCGCTCGCGGCGACGGACGGCGTCGCCTCCGTCGAGGTCGCCGGCCCCGGGTTCGTCAACATCCGCCTGGAGACCGCCGCCGCAGGAGCCCTCGCGAGGACGATCGTCGAGGCGGGCGCCGACTACGGCCGCAACGACACCCAGGCCGGCAACAGCATCAACCTCGAGTTCGTCAGCGCGAACCCCACGGGCCCGCTGCACATCGGCCACACGCGCTGGGCCGCGCTCGGCGACTCCATCGCGCGCGTGCTGAAGGCCAGCGGCGCCGACCTCGTCAGCGAGTACTACGTCAACGACGCGGGCGCCCAGATGGACAAGTTCGGCGCGAGCGTGCTCGCCGCCGCGAAGGGCGAGCCCACCCCGGAGGGCGGATACCCCGGGCCGTACATCGCCGACCTCGCCGCATACGTCCTGGAGCGCCGCCCCGACCTGCTCGAGCTCTCCGACGAGGAGCAGCTGAGCACGGCGCGCGAGCTCGCGTACGCGAAGCAGCTCGATGAGATCAAGGCGTCGCTGGAGGCGTTCAACGTCCACTTCGACGTGTTCTTCAGCGAGCGCATGCTGCACGCGAAGAACGCCGAGACCGGGGCGAGCCTCATCGACGACGCCGTGGAGCGCCTGCGCGCCCAGGGGCACGTGTTCGACGAGGGCGGCGCGGTGTGGGTGCGCACGACGGCCTTCGGAGACGACAAGGATCGCGTCGTCCGTCGCTCGGACAGCGAGATCTACACGTACTTCGCGGCGGACGCCGCGTACTACCTGAGCAAGTCGGACCGCGGCTACCGGCACAAGATCTACCTCCTCGGGGCCGACCACCACGGCTACGTCCACCGTCTCAAGGCGCTCGCGGGCGCTGCGGGCGACGACCCGCAGAAGGACATCGAGGTGCTCATCGGCCAGCTCGTGTCGGTGAACGGCGCACGGCTCTCCAAGCGGGCGGGCAACGTCATCGAGATGGACGACCTCGTCTCGTGGATCGGTGCCGACGCCCTCCGCTACTCCCTCGCGCGCTACCCCGCGGACTCGCCTCTCGCCCTCGACCCCGAGCAGCTGCGCAGGCGCACGAACGACAATCCGGTCTTCTACGTGCAGTACGCGCACGCCCGCACGGTCAACGTCGCCCGCAACGCGGCCGAGGCGGGGGTCGACCGCTCGGAGTTCGCCCCGGAGCTGCTCGCCCACGAGACCGAGGCCGCGCTCCTCGGCGCGCTGCAGGAGTTCCCGCGCCTGGTGGCGTTCTCCGCCGAGCTGCGGGAGCCGCACCGCATCGCGCGGTATCTCGAGGAGCTCGCGGGCCTCTACCATCGGTGGTACGACACCTGTCGCGTCACGCCCCTGGGCGACGCCCCGATCGAGGCCGTGCACCGCACGCGCTTGTGGCTGAACGACGCGACGGGACAGGTGCTGCGCAACGGCCTCGACCTGCTGGGCGTGAGCGCGCCCGAGCGGATGTGA
- a CDS encoding ABC transporter permease: MKIWDVLASAVSNSFRSTTRTALTVVAIFLGAFTLTITSAIGTGVSDYIDAQVSSIGSTDVLTVTHAADETAADDGGPAPYDPDAAAGSGQGMPGAAATEVLDDDDLDAIAAVDGILAVSPVVSVNTSYISHGGGERFELSANASAAVSVPDLAAGAELSADSDANEILLPTSYLDALELGAADEAVGQTVTIGISDYLGEMHEVDAVVVGVQNESLFSSGAALGQSLTDELVAVQDTGVPDSLQQGYAAATATFDPDATDAQIAALKADLADEGFSAQTVTDQIGAVQSVIDGIIGVLNAFAVIALIAAGFGIVNTLLMSVQERTREIGLMKAMGMSGGNVFALFSAEAVFIGFLGSALGAVVAIGLGSLISTVLADTVLTDLEGLQVMQFAPASVATIILVVMGIAFLAGTLPARRAARQNPIDALRYE; encoded by the coding sequence GTGAAGATCTGGGACGTCCTCGCCTCCGCCGTGTCCAACAGCTTCCGCAGCACGACGCGCACAGCGCTGACGGTCGTGGCCATCTTCCTCGGCGCCTTCACGCTCACGATCACCAGCGCGATCGGGACGGGGGTCTCGGACTACATCGACGCGCAGGTGTCCTCGATCGGCTCGACCGACGTGCTGACCGTGACGCACGCCGCCGACGAGACCGCGGCCGACGACGGCGGTCCGGCGCCCTACGATCCGGACGCCGCCGCGGGCAGCGGCCAGGGGATGCCCGGCGCCGCGGCCACCGAGGTGCTCGACGACGACGATCTCGACGCCATCGCCGCCGTCGACGGGATCCTCGCCGTGAGCCCCGTCGTGTCGGTGAACACGTCGTACATCTCGCACGGGGGCGGCGAGAGGTTCGAGCTGAGCGCGAACGCGAGCGCCGCCGTGTCGGTCCCCGACCTGGCCGCCGGCGCGGAGCTGTCGGCGGATTCGGACGCGAACGAGATCCTGCTGCCCACCTCGTACCTCGACGCGCTGGAGCTGGGAGCCGCCGACGAGGCCGTCGGGCAGACCGTCACGATCGGGATCTCGGACTACCTCGGCGAGATGCACGAGGTGGACGCCGTCGTCGTCGGCGTCCAGAACGAGTCGCTCTTCTCCTCGGGCGCCGCGCTCGGCCAGAGCCTGACCGACGAGCTCGTCGCCGTCCAGGACACCGGCGTGCCCGACAGCCTGCAGCAGGGCTACGCCGCGGCGACCGCGACGTTCGACCCCGACGCCACCGACGCGCAGATCGCCGCCCTCAAGGCGGACCTCGCCGATGAGGGCTTCTCGGCGCAGACCGTGACCGACCAGATCGGCGCGGTGCAGTCCGTGATCGACGGCATCATCGGGGTGCTCAACGCGTTCGCGGTGATCGCGCTGATCGCCGCCGGCTTCGGGATCGTCAACACGCTGCTCATGAGCGTCCAGGAACGCACCCGCGAGATCGGCCTGATGAAGGCCATGGGCATGAGCGGCGGCAACGTGTTCGCGCTGTTCAGCGCCGAGGCCGTGTTCATCGGCTTCCTGGGGAGCGCCCTGGGAGCCGTGGTGGCGATCGGCCTCGGGAGCCTCATCAGCACCGTGCTCGCCGACACCGTCCTGACGGATCTCGAGGGCCTCCAGGTCATGCAGTTCGCTCCGGCGTCGGTCGCGACGATCATCCTGGTCGTGATGGGGATCGCCTTCCTGGCGGGGACCCTGCCGGCCCGACGCGCCGCACGGCAGAATCCGATCGACGCCCTGCGGTATGAGTGA
- a CDS encoding LmeA family phospholipid-binding protein, whose translation MARRPVRGLVIAGVVVLAAVAAFFVGDAIARAIVQDRVRDTIVSELALPSDQRIDVAVGGLVIPQLVVGRLDDVHVAAEDVALEGLSGDIEGDAHGVPTRGDDVTALGATATIRMDAEDVDALLATAGGEWTSWGDVSVALPGPAATFSAEINVFGASLPLEFSAVPGVSDGDVVVVPDAVRIGDLELDAASIAQAPVDLSALAQPLTVCRGDTLPSGVEVTAADVSDERLVIRLALADGFLDGIETFDAAICA comes from the coding sequence ATGGCGCGCCGTCCGGTTCGCGGTCTCGTCATCGCAGGCGTCGTCGTCCTCGCGGCCGTCGCGGCGTTCTTCGTCGGCGACGCGATCGCGCGCGCGATCGTGCAGGACCGCGTCCGCGACACGATCGTGTCCGAGCTGGCGCTGCCGTCGGACCAGCGGATCGACGTCGCCGTCGGCGGCCTCGTCATCCCACAGCTCGTCGTCGGGCGCCTCGACGACGTGCACGTGGCGGCCGAGGACGTCGCGCTCGAGGGGCTCTCGGGCGACATCGAGGGCGACGCGCACGGCGTGCCGACGCGCGGCGACGACGTGACGGCGCTCGGCGCCACGGCGACGATCCGGATGGACGCCGAGGACGTCGACGCGCTTCTCGCGACAGCCGGCGGGGAGTGGACGTCATGGGGCGACGTCTCGGTCGCGCTGCCGGGGCCGGCGGCGACGTTCTCGGCCGAGATCAACGTGTTCGGCGCATCGCTCCCGCTCGAGTTCAGCGCCGTCCCCGGCGTCTCGGACGGCGACGTGGTCGTCGTGCCCGACGCCGTCCGGATCGGGGACCTCGAGCTCGACGCCGCGAGCATCGCGCAGGCCCCGGTCGATCTCAGCGCGCTCGCCCAGCCGCTCACCGTCTGCCGCGGCGACACGCTCCCGTCCGGCGTCGAGGTCACGGCCGCCGACGTCTCCGACGAGCGCCTCGTCATCCGCCTCGCGCTCGCCGACGGCTTCCTCGACGGCATCGAGACGTTCGACGCCGCCATCTGCGCGTGA
- the lysA gene encoding diaminopimelate decarboxylase yields MSSSALAPEWLTTPADPNDLAAGVWPASAARDADGAIELAGMPATALVREFGTPLVVIDEDEARRRAAETLRAFTGAAARRGGEARVYYAGKAFLSAEIARWMVEAGLNVDVCSGGELAVAIAAGVPAARIGFHGNNKQVWELERAVTAGVGTIIVDSFIEIERIAAIAERIGATQTVLVRVNSGVHAETHHFLATAHEDQKFGFALAAAEEAVARIRELPRLAFAGLHCHIGSQIFGLAGFRESASRVIELHARLREGGDVPLLNLGGGFGIAYTRADDPSPIDGLADGIVGVVADECAVRGIPLPALAFEPGRSIIGPAGVTLYEVGTTKPVAVPTGDGEAERLYVSVDGGMSDNARPALYGAQFSARIASREGTGAPALVRVVGMHCESGDVVVDHEYLPGDVVPGDLLAVPATGAYTVPLASNYNHVPRPPVVAVRAGRARVIVRGETIDDLLARDAGLVTDAGREAGGGER; encoded by the coding sequence GTGTCCTCGTCCGCCCTCGCGCCCGAATGGCTCACGACGCCCGCCGACCCGAACGATCTCGCGGCCGGCGTCTGGCCGGCCTCCGCGGCGCGGGACGCCGACGGGGCGATCGAGCTGGCCGGGATGCCCGCGACCGCCCTCGTCCGCGAGTTCGGCACGCCGCTCGTCGTGATCGACGAGGACGAGGCCCGTCGGAGGGCGGCCGAGACGCTCCGTGCGTTCACCGGCGCCGCGGCACGGCGCGGGGGGGAGGCGCGCGTGTACTACGCCGGGAAGGCGTTCCTCAGCGCGGAGATCGCGCGGTGGATGGTCGAGGCCGGGCTGAACGTCGACGTGTGCTCCGGCGGCGAGCTCGCGGTCGCGATCGCCGCCGGCGTCCCCGCCGCGCGGATCGGCTTCCACGGCAACAACAAGCAGGTCTGGGAGCTCGAACGCGCCGTCACGGCCGGCGTGGGCACGATCATCGTCGACTCGTTCATCGAGATCGAGCGCATCGCGGCCATCGCCGAGCGCATCGGCGCCACGCAGACGGTGCTCGTCCGCGTCAACAGCGGCGTGCACGCCGAGACCCATCACTTCCTCGCCACGGCGCACGAGGACCAGAAGTTCGGCTTCGCCCTCGCCGCGGCCGAGGAGGCCGTCGCGCGCATCCGCGAGCTCCCCCGTCTCGCGTTCGCCGGCCTGCACTGCCACATCGGGTCGCAGATCTTCGGCCTGGCGGGCTTCCGCGAGTCCGCGTCGCGCGTGATCGAGCTGCACGCCCGCCTGCGCGAGGGCGGCGACGTCCCGCTGCTCAACCTCGGGGGAGGGTTCGGCATCGCCTACACGCGCGCGGACGACCCGTCGCCCATCGACGGGCTCGCCGACGGCATCGTCGGCGTCGTCGCCGACGAGTGCGCCGTCCGCGGCATCCCCCTTCCGGCTCTCGCCTTCGAGCCGGGGCGCAGCATCATCGGCCCCGCGGGCGTGACGCTGTACGAGGTCGGGACGACGAAGCCCGTCGCCGTGCCGACCGGGGACGGCGAGGCCGAGCGGCTCTACGTGAGCGTCGACGGCGGCATGAGCGACAACGCCCGGCCCGCCCTCTACGGCGCGCAGTTCTCGGCGCGCATCGCGTCGAGGGAGGGCACGGGCGCGCCCGCGCTCGTGCGGGTGGTCGGCATGCACTGCGAGTCCGGCGACGTCGTCGTCGACCACGAGTACCTGCCGGGCGACGTCGTGCCGGGCGACCTGCTGGCCGTCCCGGCGACGGGCGCGTACACGGTCCCGCTCGCGAGCAACTACAACCACGTTCCGCGGCCGCCCGTCGTGGCGGTGCGCGCGGGCCGGGCCCGCGTGATCGTGCGCGGCGAGACGATCGACGATCTGCTCGCGCGCGACGCGGGCCTCGTCACCGACGCCGGCCGGGAGGCCGGAGGGGGAGAACGATGA
- a CDS encoding TetR/AcrR family transcriptional regulator: MSETARTGGLRERKRAATQAAIERAGLALVLERGYENVTVDMICEAATVSPRTFFNYFGSKEGVVLGALPPFPPDEAVHAFVRASGPSVLEDFLTMVTTALSVHEPHPELSRTRRLAIQRSPELVDRMIARMSDLEDQYAAVLLDRFAAGGRTPDAEPGLEDEARMVVGLAMTVLHYVMRKRRGSPVDAAGGREAIHDAIDLFRRATGDAARGRP, translated from the coding sequence ATGAGTGAGACGGCGCGGACCGGAGGGCTGCGCGAGCGCAAACGCGCGGCCACTCAGGCCGCGATCGAGCGCGCCGGCCTCGCGCTCGTGCTCGAGCGCGGCTACGAGAACGTCACGGTCGACATGATCTGCGAGGCCGCGACGGTCTCCCCCCGCACCTTCTTCAACTACTTCGGCTCGAAGGAGGGGGTCGTCCTCGGCGCCCTGCCGCCCTTCCCGCCGGACGAGGCGGTCCACGCGTTCGTCCGCGCGAGCGGTCCGAGCGTGCTGGAGGACTTCCTGACGATGGTCACCACCGCCTTGTCCGTCCACGAGCCCCATCCGGAGCTCTCCCGGACGCGCAGGCTCGCCATCCAGCGCAGCCCCGAGCTGGTCGACCGGATGATCGCCCGGATGAGCGATCTCGAGGACCAGTACGCCGCGGTGCTCCTGGATCGCTTCGCGGCCGGCGGTCGCACGCCCGACGCGGAGCCGGGGCTCGAGGACGAGGCGCGCATGGTGGTGGGGCTCGCGATGACCGTGCTGCACTACGTCATGCGGAAGCGCCGAGGCTCCCCCGTCGACGCCGCCGGTGGCCGGGAGGCGATCCACGACGCCATCGACCTGTTCCGACGCGCCACGGGGGACGCCGCACGAGGACGGCCCTGA